In Nostoc sphaeroides, the genomic window GCGATTGCGTCCCGGTTCTATAGAGAGGCGGATATCTTGTTCGCGGCGATTAGCCGCTTCTTCAAGAGTATTTATAGCTTGTTGACACAGCATTTCGATATCCACAGGAGCTATATTTAGGACAGTTGAATTTTGATCCATAGCTCCTAATTCGGTAATTTCGTTTACTAAGGAAAGTAAGTACCGACCACTGTGTTGGATAATTTCTAAATATTCTCTCTGCTTAGTCGTCAAAGGGCCATAAATCTCACGTCCTAAAACACTAGCCATACCGAGTACAGATGTTAAAGGCGTGCGTAACTCCTGAGTTAGCTGATCCAAAAGTTCCAGTTTCAGTTCCTTGGTAGAAATAGAGCCGCTTTCTGTAGTGGCTGAGGTGATTTTAATCTCAGTATTACGTTCGTCATTGAGTGAAAATATCGGAGCGATCGCGGGAGTGCTTGATTCGAGTCTCCGTTGCAGGAGTCGGTTACGTTCAAATTCACTCATGCTCCAACGAGCTATGATTTGTAAAAACTCAATGTCTCGGTTTGTAAAATTGCGCGGCACTAAATCCATCACCGCCAATGCACCCAAACAATGTCCCTCAGCATCAATCAGTGGCGCTCCTAAGTAAGCACGAATACCATAATCCAGCACTAACTTGCTGCTAGCAAGTAGTGGGTCTGTAAGGTTATGCGTATCACTAATTACAAATACTTGAAGACTCTCTACTACTTGAGTGCAAAAGGATTCCCGGCGTGACAATTGGCGGCTTTGTGCCAAATGATTCATTAGCCCCAGCCTAGATAAGCCCACCGCCGACTTGAACCAGTGGCGTTCTTGATCTACAAACCCCAATATGGAAATTGGTGCTTCCAAAAAGTGGGCAGCAGTTTGTGTGGCTTCTTCAAAAACTGGAATCGTTTCTGGTTGCCGCAAACCTAAATCGGACAAAGCTTTGAGGCGTTGTTGTTCTCTTGATTCATGAGAGTCCCAACCATCCTTTAGGGCAAATAATTTATTTTCAGG contains:
- a CDS encoding GAF domain-containing sensor histidine kinase, which codes for MVEPENKLFALKDGWDSHESREQQRLKALSDLGLRQPETIPVFEEATQTAAHFLEAPISILGFVDQERHWFKSAVGLSRLGLMNHLAQSRQLSRRESFCTQVVESLQVFVISDTHNLTDPLLASSKLVLDYGIRAYLGAPLIDAEGHCLGALAVMDLVPRNFTNRDIEFLQIIARWSMSEFERNRLLQRRLESSTPAIAPIFSLNDERNTEIKITSATTESGSISTKELKLELLDQLTQELRTPLTSVLGMASVLGREIYGPLTTKQREYLEIIQHSGRYLLSLVNEITELGAMDQNSTVLNIAPVDIEMLCQQAINTLEEAANRREQDIRLSIEPGRNRIWPLDKDKVRQMLYHLVFSVIQLSATGSIVRIHVSYKEDMLNITIWVSHPWLGDGITEVDPYFRLNSLSLLELTGEVATYNTHAQSQEQGDISSVAVDNSKNLSANHSNFFAASSGINLAKSHGNISRESLGLLLSCQLAELHSGQILIQGSPESGYRYVLSLPLQVATSSQAISDV